A single Desulfovibrio piger DNA region contains:
- the secG gene encoding preprotein translocase subunit SecG produces the protein MQTLILTLHIIVCVVLVILILLQAGKEGMGVIFGGGNTSVFGSSGAGGMLAKMTAFMAVVFVVTSLSYTYVTSSRPSDESAVLNVEPLTIEDVPAKPAAAPEAAAPAQPATTGEAPAAPEAAPAGAAAPAAPAAEAPAADAPAAQPAQQ, from the coding sequence GTGCAGACCCTTATTCTGACGCTTCATATCATTGTTTGTGTGGTGCTCGTCATTCTCATTCTCTTGCAGGCCGGCAAGGAAGGTATGGGCGTCATTTTCGGTGGCGGCAATACCTCTGTGTTCGGCAGCAGCGGTGCCGGCGGCATGCTGGCCAAGATGACCGCCTTCATGGCCGTGGTCTTCGTGGTGACCTCGCTGAGCTACACCTATGTGACCAGCTCGCGCCCCAGCGATGAGTCCGCCGTGCTCAATGTGGAACCCCTGACCATCGAAGATGTGCCTGCCAAGCCCGCCGCCGCTCCTGAAGCCGCCGCCCCGGCCCAGCCCGCCACGACCGGCGAAGCGCCCGCGGCTCCCGAAGCCGCCCCGGCCGGTGCTGCCGCTCCTGCGGCTCCCGCCGCCGAGGCGCCTGCTGCGGACGCTCCTGCGGCCCAGCCTGCCCAGCAGTAG
- a CDS encoding Smr/MutS family protein, with the protein MTDDSSFKNNPFKVLEKGRFPQQKKTGAPAAPEKRGKRIARQAAVPADDEDASLFLAAMGNVERQPAHGGSARGQGTGQGGFAMEEQCAMPQVKKLKEKKKGSAPRRESGAAAPAAPAAVAPPAGTAEDAAAGLEAVVAASEEDDFLLAMKQVTPLQGRGRDVPPAVAQSSPPPSADTSLQDFLDGKLEFALSMTDEYMEGHVVGLDQMIMNKLRAGGLSPEAHLDLHGLNAQQAFETLRGFMRGSWYKGLRTILVVPGRGKNSPDGVGVLRGKLQSWLTQDPFKRVVLAFCTAQPHDGGPGSVYVLLRKYKKKGRVYWERMPADADLYE; encoded by the coding sequence ATGACCGACGACAGCAGCTTCAAGAACAATCCTTTCAAGGTCCTGGAAAAAGGACGTTTTCCGCAGCAGAAAAAAACAGGTGCCCCGGCGGCGCCGGAAAAGCGCGGCAAGCGCATCGCACGTCAGGCTGCCGTGCCTGCGGACGACGAGGACGCCTCCCTGTTCCTGGCCGCCATGGGCAATGTGGAGCGCCAGCCGGCGCATGGCGGATCGGCCCGCGGTCAGGGAACAGGGCAGGGCGGATTTGCCATGGAAGAACAGTGCGCCATGCCGCAGGTGAAGAAGCTCAAGGAAAAGAAGAAGGGCAGTGCTCCCCGCAGGGAGAGCGGAGCCGCGGCCCCGGCCGCGCCCGCTGCCGTCGCTCCGCCCGCCGGCACGGCGGAGGATGCGGCAGCCGGTCTGGAAGCCGTGGTGGCGGCTTCGGAGGAAGACGACTTTTTGCTGGCCATGAAACAGGTGACGCCCCTGCAGGGCAGGGGCCGGGACGTGCCGCCCGCGGTGGCGCAGAGCAGCCCGCCGCCGTCCGCGGATACCAGCCTGCAGGACTTCCTGGACGGCAAGCTGGAATTCGCCCTGTCCATGACCGATGAATACATGGAAGGCCATGTGGTAGGCCTGGACCAGATGATCATGAACAAGCTGCGCGCCGGCGGCCTGAGCCCCGAGGCCCATCTCGACCTGCACGGCCTCAACGCCCAGCAGGCGTTCGAGACCCTGCGCGGCTTCATGCGCGGCAGCTGGTACAAGGGCCTGCGGACCATCCTGGTGGTGCCCGGTCGCGGCAAGAATTCCCCGGACGGCGTGGGCGTGCTGCGCGGCAAGCTGCAGTCCTGGCTCACCCAGGATCCCTTCAAGCGTGTGGTGCTGGCCTTCTGCACGGCCCAGCCGCACGACGGCGGCCCCGGCAGCGTCTATGTGCTGCTGCGCAAATACAAGAAAAAGGGCCGCGTCTACTGGGAGCGGATGCCCGCCGACGCGGATCTGTACGAGTAG
- a CDS encoding helix-turn-helix transcriptional regulator, protein MPSKLDPDARTGDKLLRLFRKLLFDNRRHFQQDLARELNCSPQTVIRLMEQIENAVGIALEMGMEQRRRWYRLNPGEKGHLGLDFEELRFLTLCRRMAAGILPEQTLQRVDRTIQRLALHMADPHFQDQDDFAFYIKGRINYTPFADAIERLVQAARCQTVCRIRYKAVGKTEPRLHRFIPVRMAAMNNALYVLGGHLGEDGPEVEHPCTLAVHRIQSVELTEDHARYELEDDGHGGFGLPWHEPRTFRIHVAPSAADYVRERVWAANQRIEDSDDGGLILTLTTRSEPELRAWVRSFGDAAALLEDGAPRKQG, encoded by the coding sequence ATGCCCAGCAAACTGGATCCCGATGCCCGTACCGGCGACAAACTGCTGCGTCTTTTCCGCAAGCTGCTTTTCGACAACAGGCGCCATTTCCAGCAGGATCTGGCCCGGGAGCTCAACTGCTCCCCCCAGACGGTCATCCGCCTTATGGAGCAGATAGAAAACGCCGTGGGCATCGCCCTGGAAATGGGGATGGAACAGCGCCGCCGCTGGTATCGCCTGAACCCGGGGGAAAAGGGGCATCTGGGCCTCGACTTCGAGGAGCTGCGCTTCCTGACCCTGTGCCGCCGCATGGCAGCGGGCATCCTGCCGGAACAGACCCTGCAGCGTGTGGACAGGACCATCCAGCGCCTGGCCCTGCACATGGCGGACCCGCACTTCCAGGATCAGGACGATTTTGCCTTCTACATCAAGGGACGCATCAATTATACGCCCTTTGCGGATGCCATCGAGCGCCTTGTCCAGGCGGCCCGCTGCCAGACCGTCTGCCGGATCCGTTACAAGGCCGTGGGCAAGACGGAGCCGAGGCTCCACCGTTTCATCCCCGTGCGCATGGCCGCCATGAACAATGCCCTGTACGTGCTGGGCGGCCATCTGGGAGAGGACGGGCCCGAGGTCGAACATCCCTGCACCCTGGCCGTCCACCGCATCCAGAGCGTGGAGCTGACGGAAGACCATGCCCGGTATGAGCTGGAAGACGACGGGCACGGCGGCTTCGGCCTGCCCTGGCACGAACCGCGCACCTTCCGCATCCATGTGGCCCCCAGCGCCGCCGACTATGTGCGGGAACGCGTCTGGGCCGCCAACCAGCGCATCGAAGACAGCGATGATGGCGGCCTCATCCTGACCCTGACCACCCGCAGCGAGCCGGAACTGCGCGCCTGGGTGCGCAGCTTCGGAGATGCGGCCGCCCTGCTGGAAGACGGCGCGCCCCGGAAGCAGGGCTAA
- a CDS encoding MIP/aquaporin family protein: MKKTGDTYIYLSEFLGTFIFLLCGIGCVGALRLAGAGFGQWEISIVWGLAVAMGVYVCGGVCGAHLNPSVTIALALFGDFDRRKVVPYILVQMLAGFCAAALAYAMYYNLFADAVAATAGDPAGMTALAGIFCTFPHPKITFFQAFFVELVITAVLMCLIYALVDGRNAAPKGNLGGLLIGLLVALIGASFGPLTGFAMNAARDFGPRLFAALAGWGTDVMTGYPLNGNLSLPYFLVPLIAPVIGACIGGWIYKRIIVAALDRNAAAGDKA; encoded by the coding sequence ATGAAAAAAACGGGTGATACCTACATCTATCTTTCAGAATTCCTGGGCACGTTCATTTTCCTGTTGTGCGGCATCGGCTGCGTGGGCGCGCTCAGGCTGGCGGGGGCCGGCTTCGGCCAGTGGGAGATCAGCATCGTCTGGGGCCTTGCCGTGGCCATGGGCGTCTATGTTTGCGGCGGCGTGTGCGGTGCGCACCTCAACCCGTCCGTGACCATCGCCCTGGCCCTGTTCGGGGATTTCGACAGGCGCAAGGTCGTGCCCTACATCCTGGTCCAGATGCTGGCCGGTTTCTGCGCCGCGGCGCTGGCCTATGCCATGTATTACAACCTGTTCGCCGATGCCGTGGCCGCCACGGCGGGCGATCCCGCCGGGATGACGGCCCTGGCCGGGATCTTTTGTACGTTTCCCCATCCCAAGATCACCTTTTTCCAGGCTTTTTTCGTGGAGCTGGTCATCACGGCCGTGCTCATGTGCCTGATCTATGCCCTGGTGGACGGGCGCAATGCCGCCCCCAAGGGCAATCTGGGCGGCCTGCTCATCGGTCTGCTGGTGGCGCTCATCGGGGCCAGCTTCGGCCCGCTGACCGGCTTTGCCATGAATGCCGCGCGTGACTTCGGCCCGCGCCTGTTCGCCGCCCTGGCGGGCTGGGGCACGGATGTCATGACCGGCTATCCGCTCAACGGCAACCTGAGCCTGCCGTACTTCCTGGTGCCGCTCATCGCGCCCGTCATCGGTGCCTGTATCGGCGGCTGGATCTACAAGCGCATCATCGTGGCGGCCCTGGACCGCAACGCGGCCGCCGGGGACAAGGCCTGA